One segment of Thermococcus profundus DNA contains the following:
- the purM gene encoding phosphoribosylformylglycinamidine cyclo-ligase: MLTYAQAGVDDEKTSRALKSVISLAKETFKFRRGKIGEPAENLGHYAALMDFGSFYLAMTTDGVGTKVLVAESVGKFDTIGIDMIAMNVNDLLCVGAEPVALVDYLAVREPDEKVFEEIAKGLHEGARQAGIAIVGGETAVMPDLINGFDLAGTAIGVVEKGKVITGERIKPGDSVIGIASSGIHSNGLTLARKLLIPKYGLEYEYEGKKLWEWLLEPTRIYVKAILELIENVEVHGLAHITGGGLLNLKRITPYGFSLEMPPIEGIFRLIYENGVPLGEMFRVFNMGVGMISIVTAEEKDDALQVLNRYFESFELGTVTEEPGIRIENYGIKL, from the coding sequence ATGCTTACCTACGCTCAGGCTGGAGTTGACGATGAAAAGACATCAAGGGCATTGAAGAGCGTTATCTCGCTTGCCAAGGAGACTTTCAAGTTCAGGAGAGGCAAAATTGGAGAACCGGCCGAGAACCTAGGCCACTACGCGGCATTAATGGACTTCGGGAGCTTTTACTTGGCCATGACAACAGACGGCGTTGGGACAAAGGTTCTCGTGGCTGAGTCAGTCGGGAAGTTTGACACGATTGGGATAGACATGATAGCGATGAACGTGAACGACCTGCTCTGCGTTGGCGCCGAGCCGGTGGCCTTGGTTGACTACCTGGCCGTTAGAGAGCCTGATGAAAAAGTGTTTGAGGAGATAGCAAAGGGCCTTCACGAGGGGGCGAGGCAGGCGGGGATAGCGATCGTCGGTGGAGAGACCGCGGTCATGCCCGACCTCATAAACGGCTTTGACCTGGCCGGGACGGCCATAGGCGTCGTTGAAAAAGGAAAGGTGATAACGGGTGAGAGGATTAAACCCGGTGATTCAGTAATAGGAATAGCTAGCTCTGGAATCCACTCCAACGGCCTAACTCTCGCGAGAAAACTTCTGATCCCTAAGTACGGACTTGAGTACGAGTACGAGGGGAAAAAGCTCTGGGAATGGCTCCTCGAACCGACGAGGATTTATGTCAAAGCGATCCTCGAGCTGATCGAGAACGTCGAGGTGCACGGTTTAGCCCACATAACCGGCGGCGGCCTGCTCAACCTCAAGCGCATTACTCCCTACGGCTTCTCCCTTGAGATGCCACCGATAGAGGGAATCTTCAGGCTAATTTACGAGAACGGCGTCCCTCTGGGTGAGATGTTCCGCGTTTTCAACATGGGCGTCGGAATGATCTCCATTGTTACGGCAGAGGAGAAAGATGACGCCCTGCAGGTTTTGAACAGATACTTCGAAAGCTTCGAGCTGGGGACTGTAACGGAGGAGCCGGGAATAAGGATCGAGAACTATGGGATAAAGCTTTAA
- the fdhF gene encoding formate dehydrogenase subunit alpha, producing the protein MKTVVCPYCGFGCKLLIDPETLRVKPYRGEPNRGKLCPKGLHSVEIVNAKDRLKRPLKRAGSSMVPVGWGEAMDEIAGKLLEIRELYGPDAVAFLASSKVSNEENYLLQKIARLFGTNNIDNCARLCHEASVHALKLTLGTGAQTNPYEDIERFKSVLIWGYNPAETHPVVMDYIRRARKGGARVIVVDVRETTTMAFADYKLIIKPGTDIALANAIVHVIIEEELYDEEFIRSRTVGFSEVRMAVRKYTPEYAERVTGVPAETIVEVARALALAGSGAVMWGMGLTQHVSGVENVLAVIDIALLLGYIGEKGGLYPMRGQNNVQGAAYMGALSEFLPGYVPLTDEKFRKRVASLWGVEDLPTERGLYLTELWDAIEGGDLKALYIVGENPAVSEADFMKVRKSLRKLDLLVVQDIFPTRTARYAHYLLPASAFCEKEGSYMNSERRIQWSERVCEPVGDSKPDWEILTMLGRALGLPGFNYTSVEEVTAEYFRLFPELEEKSVEKLKNSDGIFLPKKRLHTWEFATPDGKARFMAVEMITPWEAPDEDYPLVLTTVRLIGHYNTGEMTLRSPSLVRLMGEPRALINEEDAEKLGIKSGDWVEIETRRGRIRMRAEIGNVPQRLIVVPFHFKANRLTSPALNKAGTPEFKFAAARVRKLGNPNGLKVQR; encoded by the coding sequence ATGAAAACGGTGGTCTGCCCCTACTGTGGGTTCGGATGCAAACTCCTTATCGATCCTGAGACCCTCAGGGTGAAACCTTACAGGGGAGAGCCGAACAGGGGAAAGCTCTGCCCTAAGGGTCTTCACTCCGTTGAGATAGTTAATGCAAAGGACAGGTTGAAGCGCCCCCTTAAGCGGGCTGGTTCTTCCATGGTTCCTGTGGGCTGGGGGGAGGCGATGGATGAAATAGCAGGCAAACTCCTTGAGATACGGGAACTCTATGGCCCGGACGCTGTGGCGTTTTTGGCTTCATCCAAGGTCTCCAACGAGGAAAACTACCTCCTTCAGAAGATAGCGCGCCTCTTCGGCACGAACAACATAGACAACTGCGCCCGTCTGTGTCATGAAGCCTCCGTCCACGCCCTCAAGCTTACCCTTGGGACGGGTGCGCAGACAAACCCCTATGAGGACATAGAACGCTTTAAGTCGGTGCTCATCTGGGGCTACAACCCCGCCGAGACGCACCCGGTCGTCATGGACTACATTCGGAGAGCTAGAAAGGGCGGGGCAAGGGTGATCGTGGTGGACGTCAGGGAAACCACGACAATGGCCTTTGCCGACTACAAGCTGATAATCAAACCCGGGACGGACATAGCACTTGCAAACGCGATTGTCCACGTAATAATCGAGGAAGAGCTCTACGACGAGGAGTTCATCCGTTCCAGGACCGTGGGCTTTTCTGAGGTCAGGATGGCAGTGCGGAAGTACACCCCCGAGTACGCGGAGAGGGTGACGGGTGTTCCCGCAGAAACCATTGTCGAGGTGGCCAGAGCCCTCGCCCTTGCCGGAAGCGGGGCGGTAATGTGGGGTATGGGACTCACCCAGCACGTTTCGGGAGTTGAGAACGTCCTGGCGGTTATAGACATTGCCCTCCTCCTCGGGTACATCGGCGAGAAAGGCGGTCTCTACCCCATGCGCGGCCAGAACAACGTGCAGGGGGCCGCGTACATGGGTGCTTTGAGTGAATTCCTGCCCGGTTACGTCCCGCTCACGGATGAGAAGTTCAGAAAGAGGGTCGCATCGCTCTGGGGCGTTGAAGATCTGCCGACCGAGAGGGGCCTTTACCTCACTGAACTCTGGGATGCAATAGAGGGGGGCGACCTAAAGGCCCTCTACATTGTGGGGGAGAACCCAGCCGTTAGTGAAGCGGACTTCATGAAGGTTCGGAAGAGTTTGAGAAAGCTTGACCTTCTCGTGGTTCAGGATATATTCCCCACGAGGACTGCCAGGTACGCCCACTACCTCCTGCCAGCTTCAGCCTTCTGCGAGAAGGAGGGCTCTTACATGAACAGTGAGCGGAGGATCCAGTGGAGCGAGAGGGTCTGCGAGCCGGTGGGTGATTCCAAGCCGGACTGGGAGATTTTAACGATGCTGGGGAGGGCGCTTGGACTCCCGGGCTTCAACTACACTTCCGTTGAAGAAGTTACCGCCGAATACTTCAGGCTCTTCCCAGAGCTTGAAGAGAAAAGCGTTGAGAAGCTGAAGAACTCGGATGGAATCTTTCTGCCAAAGAAGAGGCTCCACACCTGGGAGTTTGCAACGCCGGACGGAAAGGCAAGGTTCATGGCGGTTGAAATGATAACACCATGGGAAGCCCCGGACGAGGATTATCCCCTCGTCCTCACGACGGTAAGGCTCATCGGCCACTACAACACGGGGGAGATGACGCTGAGAAGCCCCTCACTCGTCAGGCTCATGGGGGAGCCGAGGGCACTGATAAACGAAGAGGACGCGGAAAAACTGGGGATAAAGAGCGGGGACTGGGTTGAGATAGAGACGAGGCGCGGAAGAATCAGGATGAGGGCGGAGATTGGAAACGTGCCCCAGCGGCTCATCGTTGTTCCCTTCCACTTCAAGGCCAACAGGCTGACAAGTCCAGCGCTCAACAAGGCCGGAACGCCGGAGTTCAAGTTCGCGGCGGCAAGGGTTAGGAAACTTGGCAACCCAAATGGTTTAAAAGTGCAAAGGTAA
- a CDS encoding preprotein translocase subunit Sec61beta, with translation MAKEKTTLPPTGAGLMRFFDEDTRAIKVSPKGVIAVTLVLIAFEVFLHLFGSSIFG, from the coding sequence ATGGCAAAGGAAAAGACGACCCTTCCCCCAACCGGCGCCGGTCTCATGAGGTTCTTTGATGAAGATACGAGGGCAATCAAGGTCAGCCCCAAGGGCGTCATAGCGGTCACGCTCGTCCTCATAGCGTTTGAGGTCTTCCTGCACCTCTTCGGATCGAGCATCTTCGGATGA
- a CDS encoding DUF835 domain-containing protein, protein MADSIALLNFLSRWILFAAVAYKTYRTQDKGWALISAAAFINALDVEAYILTPLGITIPKPVYTVSSKIPNFYVSILALWGSFHLKYKKTSFRHVLCLSAILVISYVWIFLLAVDAFHGNFALNSSFPSLLLGGSIVYLSVVLWNYVIPRRLWDRLFPIGLFIVGVLNLTYPVTRNIEWYSHVAFFTAALGRLLAALGAFTFVFYPISEPSGPQRIELKSGAYFAKDVKEVTRTIPDFFQNDLVAVTRTSPHEARRRFTPASMVFWVTKAREGQVEEAPTVVAISPTKLGILQDLVVREVEQGFRVVYIDAFEYLSVEVGFQNAMKFLLSVRDFVLSHGGLLILIASPEAFKEQEFKIIQREFRDINELLGTEEKKKA, encoded by the coding sequence ATGGCTGACAGCATCGCCCTCCTAAACTTCCTATCAAGGTGGATCCTCTTCGCGGCCGTTGCGTACAAAACGTACAGGACACAGGACAAAGGCTGGGCCCTCATATCCGCCGCGGCTTTCATAAACGCCCTGGACGTTGAAGCGTACATTCTCACCCCATTGGGGATAACAATCCCCAAGCCTGTCTACACAGTGTCGTCAAAGATCCCCAACTTCTACGTTTCAATACTCGCCCTCTGGGGCAGCTTCCACCTCAAGTACAAAAAGACGTCCTTCCGTCACGTGCTCTGCCTATCGGCTATCCTCGTCATTTCATACGTCTGGATATTCCTTCTTGCCGTAGATGCGTTCCACGGCAACTTTGCCCTCAACTCCAGCTTCCCATCCCTGTTGCTTGGAGGGAGCATCGTTTACCTCAGCGTTGTTCTGTGGAACTACGTTATCCCCAGACGTCTCTGGGACAGGCTCTTTCCCATTGGGCTGTTTATAGTTGGCGTACTCAATCTAACCTATCCCGTGACAAGGAATATCGAGTGGTATTCACATGTGGCCTTTTTCACTGCCGCCCTGGGAAGACTTCTGGCCGCCCTTGGGGCGTTTACCTTCGTGTTCTACCCAATTTCGGAGCCATCAGGCCCCCAGAGGATCGAGCTGAAGTCTGGAGCGTATTTCGCCAAAGACGTCAAAGAAGTAACAAGAACTATTCCGGACTTCTTCCAGAACGATCTGGTGGCAGTAACCAGAACTTCACCGCACGAGGCCAGGAGAAGGTTCACCCCCGCATCAATGGTGTTCTGGGTAACAAAAGCCAGGGAGGGGCAGGTTGAGGAGGCCCCGACTGTAGTGGCAATATCCCCAACGAAGCTCGGCATCCTTCAGGATCTCGTCGTGAGGGAGGTTGAGCAGGGCTTTAGAGTTGTTTATATCGACGCGTTCGAATACCTGTCGGTTGAAGTCGGCTTTCAGAACGCCATGAAGTTCCTGCTGTCGGTGAGGGACTTCGTGCTCTCCCACGGCGGCCTTCTGATTCTGATAGCTAGTCCAGAGGCATTCAAAGAGCAGGAGTTCAAGATAATCCAGCGCGAGTTCAGGGATATAAATGAGTTACTAGGGACAGAAGAGAAGAAAAAGGCATAG
- a CDS encoding antitoxin family protein, whose amino-acid sequence MASKEIVAVYRGDVIIPLEKLDIPPGVKLRIRIEKIEGRDALKELGYLKLLQEGEDAESLFEI is encoded by the coding sequence ATGGCTTCAAAAGAGATAGTCGCGGTATACCGGGGGGACGTGATAATCCCCCTTGAGAAGCTCGATATTCCTCCAGGGGTGAAACTTCGGATAAGGATAGAGAAGATCGAGGGCAGGGATGCTCTCAAGGAGCTCGGATACCTGAAGCTTCTCCAGGAGGGAGAGGATGCCGAGAGCCTCTTTGAAATTTAA
- the purF gene encoding amidophosphoribosyltransferase, whose translation MREKCGVFAAATENAPKKAYYALLALQHRGQESAGISVWRHRIRTVSGKGLVSDVFKGQKLSKLKSNVAIAHVRYSTSGSLNETQPLETECCGKRIAVAHNGTLTNFLPLRREYEKSGVKFQHSVDSELLGISFLRYLKETGDEFEAMGEVFREVKGAYSVAFLFDGKILVARDPVGFRPLSYGTGDGHYFASEDSALRLFVDEVEGGKIRDVEPGEVFLLDGESLESRVLVREKHHGCVFEYIYFARPDSTIDGVNVYQARVRMGRELARESPTDADVVIAVPDSGRAAALGFSMESGIPYSEGLIKNRYIGRTFITPGQFNRELKVKLKLSPVKEVIDGKRVVLVDDSIVRGTTMRRIVSLLRKAGAREVHVRIASPPIRHPCYMGIDIPTRHELIAAFGSVEKVREAIGADSLAYLSVEGLIRAVGKKDLCLACLTGEYPEWAFRF comes from the coding sequence ATGAGGGAGAAGTGTGGGGTCTTTGCAGCAGCGACGGAAAACGCGCCCAAGAAGGCCTATTACGCCCTCCTAGCCTTACAGCACAGGGGGCAGGAGAGCGCGGGGATAAGTGTCTGGAGGCACAGAATAAGGACCGTCTCAGGAAAAGGCCTCGTTTCGGATGTCTTCAAGGGACAGAAGCTCTCAAAGCTCAAATCGAACGTTGCGATAGCCCACGTTCGCTACTCCACCTCGGGCTCCCTGAACGAAACCCAGCCCCTTGAGACGGAATGTTGTGGAAAGAGGATAGCGGTAGCTCACAACGGCACCCTGACGAACTTCCTGCCGCTGAGAAGGGAGTACGAGAAATCCGGTGTTAAGTTTCAGCATTCTGTCGATTCAGAACTCCTGGGAATCTCCTTTCTGCGATACCTTAAGGAGACCGGTGACGAGTTCGAAGCCATGGGGGAGGTCTTCCGCGAGGTAAAGGGTGCCTACTCCGTTGCGTTTCTCTTCGATGGAAAGATACTCGTCGCGAGGGATCCGGTCGGATTCAGACCCCTAAGTTATGGAACAGGAGACGGCCACTATTTCGCGAGCGAGGATTCCGCCCTAAGGCTCTTCGTGGACGAGGTAGAGGGCGGGAAGATCAGGGACGTGGAGCCAGGGGAAGTCTTCCTTCTCGATGGTGAATCTTTAGAGAGCCGGGTGCTGGTGAGGGAAAAGCACCACGGTTGCGTTTTTGAGTACATATACTTCGCGAGACCCGACAGCACCATAGATGGCGTTAACGTTTATCAGGCTAGGGTCAGGATGGGCCGAGAATTAGCGAGGGAAAGTCCCACCGATGCAGATGTCGTAATAGCCGTTCCCGACTCGGGGAGGGCAGCCGCCCTTGGATTTTCAATGGAGAGCGGGATCCCCTATTCAGAGGGCCTCATAAAGAACCGCTATATAGGAAGGACGTTCATAACTCCCGGTCAGTTCAACCGTGAGCTCAAGGTGAAGCTAAAGCTCTCGCCGGTAAAGGAGGTAATAGATGGAAAGAGGGTGGTTCTCGTCGATGACTCGATCGTCCGCGGAACTACCATGAGGAGGATAGTCTCGCTCCTCAGAAAGGCCGGGGCCAGAGAGGTGCACGTCAGGATAGCGTCTCCCCCGATAAGGCATCCCTGCTACATGGGCATAGACATTCCAACGCGGCACGAGCTCATAGCTGCCTTCGGAAGCGTTGAAAAGGTGAGGGAAGCGATAGGCGCCGACAGCCTCGCCTACCTGAGCGTCGAGGGTCTCATCAGGGCCGTTGGAAAAAAGGACCTCTGCCTGGCATGCCTCACAGGGGAGTATCCAGAGTGGGCGTTCAGGTTTTAA
- a CDS encoding TBP-interacting protein yields the protein MGYENLSPRMKRVYTQVRYLDDYHWSIRNDVIGGIHKKSGIRVKILAADNREHALKIADELNEEGIVIIAVPDKGVFTVHNGAFVMTYKYARATLSDVHDHIVWSGFEVTEKDGQLSQEDFYEYLGGRLIAHIKENAVIGQDYVFWQFYKCEKCGKYVDIDSLEAHLKGHGIKLHEKNGERYEVFEINFRDGKVYDKFGEEVPFGEFSEETRDFLKESMASAGER from the coding sequence GTGGGCTACGAAAACCTCAGCCCCAGGATGAAGAGGGTTTACACTCAGGTTCGCTATCTTGACGATTACCACTGGAGCATAAGGAACGACGTAATAGGGGGGATCCACAAAAAAAGCGGGATCAGGGTGAAGATCCTTGCCGCGGACAACAGGGAGCACGCACTCAAAATAGCCGATGAACTAAACGAAGAGGGAATAGTTATCATAGCTGTTCCAGACAAGGGCGTCTTCACCGTCCACAACGGGGCTTTTGTGATGACCTATAAGTACGCTAGAGCGACGCTCAGCGATGTGCACGACCATATCGTCTGGAGCGGCTTTGAGGTAACGGAAAAGGACGGGCAACTGTCCCAGGAGGACTTTTATGAGTACCTCGGCGGCAGGCTTATAGCCCACATAAAGGAGAATGCCGTCATTGGACAGGACTACGTTTTCTGGCAGTTCTACAAGTGTGAGAAGTGCGGGAAGTACGTTGATATAGACAGCCTTGAGGCTCACCTAAAGGGTCACGGGATCAAGCTCCACGAGAAGAACGGGGAGAGGTACGAGGTCTTCGAGATAAACTTCCGCGACGGAAAGGTATACGACAAGTTCGGGGAGGAAGTTCCATTTGGAGAGTTCAGCGAGGAGACAAGGGACTTCCTGAAGGAATCCATGGCCTCCGCAGGGGAAAGATAA
- the glmU gene encoding bifunctional sugar-1-phosphate nucleotidylyltransferase/acetyltransferase, whose product MKGVILAAGKGERLRPLTDDRPKVILKVANKPIIEYVLENLDPFVDEFVVIVRYKKEKLIEVLGDEFNGKPITYVDQLPGEGTAKAIESAKEHVGEEEFIVVNGDIYFDVEAIKELISVFRRENADAALVVKEFDDLSHFGMVETEGSLVKAVREKPGKVRGYANLGIYAFKPIVFDFIEKTNLSERGEYEITDTLNLMIEGGKKVACAVYDGYWNDIGRPWNLLELNEYILKNKLKHDVRGTVEEGAVLIPPVEVGEGTVIRSGAYIIGPVKIGRNSRIGPNCFIRPYTSIGDNCHVGNAVEVKNSIIMDNSNAPHLNYVGDSIIGENSNLGAGTITANLRHDRGNIKVEIKGKLEDSGRHKLGAIIGHGVKTGINVSIYPGRKIGSGSLIGPGVVVDKNVPAGTLVILKQEKVSRVRGDG is encoded by the coding sequence GTGAAGGGTGTTATACTCGCGGCTGGAAAAGGCGAAAGATTGAGGCCCCTCACCGACGACAGACCTAAGGTTATCCTCAAAGTGGCCAATAAGCCTATAATAGAGTACGTTCTTGAGAACCTGGATCCTTTCGTTGACGAGTTCGTCGTTATAGTCCGGTACAAGAAGGAAAAGCTGATCGAAGTTCTCGGCGACGAGTTCAACGGGAAGCCGATAACCTACGTCGACCAGTTACCGGGGGAGGGGACGGCGAAGGCCATAGAATCGGCGAAAGAACACGTGGGTGAAGAGGAGTTCATAGTGGTCAACGGCGACATATACTTTGATGTTGAAGCAATTAAGGAGCTCATATCTGTTTTTCGACGCGAAAACGCGGATGCTGCCCTCGTAGTTAAGGAGTTCGACGATCTAAGCCACTTCGGAATGGTAGAGACTGAGGGAAGCCTCGTCAAAGCCGTAAGGGAGAAACCGGGAAAGGTTAGGGGATACGCCAACCTCGGAATTTACGCTTTCAAACCGATAGTCTTCGACTTCATAGAAAAGACCAACCTCAGCGAGCGCGGGGAGTACGAGATAACCGACACGCTGAACCTGATGATAGAAGGCGGGAAAAAGGTCGCCTGCGCGGTTTACGACGGCTACTGGAACGACATAGGAAGGCCCTGGAACCTGCTGGAGCTCAACGAATATATCCTAAAGAACAAGCTCAAACACGACGTCAGGGGAACGGTTGAAGAGGGAGCAGTGCTCATCCCCCCTGTGGAGGTCGGTGAGGGAACGGTGATAAGGAGCGGGGCCTACATCATCGGGCCAGTCAAGATAGGCAGGAACTCCCGCATCGGTCCGAACTGCTTCATAAGGCCCTATACGAGCATTGGAGACAACTGCCACGTCGGAAACGCAGTCGAGGTGAAGAACTCCATCATAATGGACAACTCAAACGCCCCCCACCTCAACTACGTCGGTGACTCAATAATCGGCGAGAACAGCAACCTCGGGGCCGGTACGATAACCGCCAACCTGAGGCACGACAGGGGCAACATAAAGGTGGAGATAAAGGGCAAGCTCGAAGACAGTGGAAGGCACAAGCTTGGGGCTATAATCGGTCACGGCGTCAAAACGGGAATAAACGTCAGCATCTACCCCGGAAGGAAGATAGGAAGCGGTTCCCTTATCGGGCCGGGGGTCGTGGTGGATAAGAACGTGCCGGCCGGGACCCTGGTAATCCTCAAGCAGGAAAAGGTCTCGCGGGTGAGGGGGGATGGCTGA
- the purC gene encoding phosphoribosylaminoimidazolesuccinocarboxamide synthase gives MDVYEGKAKKIIPLDDGKVIMEFKDDATAFDGDKKAQFRGKGWLNAQISAHLFRVLEENGVKTHFIGIAGDNRLIVERLKMYPLEVVVRNVVAGSLKKRLPLEEGTELPEPIVELYYKDDSLHDPMINHHHARVLGIGEVELEEMERIALRVNEILREYFKERGIILVDFKLEFGKNPRGEIVLGDEISPDTCRFWDAETKESLDKDVFRFDKGDLISAYEKLYERITGEVPARR, from the coding sequence ATGGATGTTTACGAGGGCAAGGCCAAGAAAATCATTCCCCTAGACGATGGAAAGGTTATAATGGAGTTTAAGGACGATGCCACGGCCTTTGATGGGGATAAGAAGGCTCAGTTCAGAGGCAAGGGCTGGCTCAATGCCCAGATCAGCGCGCACCTCTTCAGGGTTCTCGAGGAGAACGGTGTAAAGACTCACTTCATAGGGATAGCGGGGGACAACAGGCTGATAGTCGAGAGGCTGAAGATGTACCCCCTTGAGGTCGTTGTCAGGAACGTCGTTGCTGGGAGCCTGAAGAAAAGGCTCCCCCTCGAGGAGGGAACCGAACTGCCGGAGCCGATAGTTGAGCTCTACTACAAGGACGACAGCCTTCACGACCCGATGATAAACCACCACCACGCGAGGGTTCTTGGGATAGGCGAAGTGGAGCTTGAGGAGATGGAGCGCATCGCGCTCAGGGTGAACGAGATTCTCAGGGAGTACTTCAAGGAGAGGGGTATAATCCTCGTGGACTTCAAGCTGGAGTTCGGGAAGAACCCGAGGGGAGAGATCGTCCTGGGGGACGAGATAAGCCCCGACACCTGCCGCTTTTGGGACGCGGAAACCAAGGAGAGCCTTGACAAGGACGTTTTCCGCTTTGACAAAGGCGATCTTATCTCTGCCTACGAGAAGCTCTATGAGAGGATCACCGGTGAGGTTCCCGCTCGTAGGTAA
- a CDS encoding type II toxin-antitoxin system PemK/MazF family toxin encodes MLLELPFTDYMGSKLRPVLVVSSNELNSISDDLIVLKITSRPHFREFQVELTQSDLSLGKIKKKSFIDCSSVFTVEKSLIIKEIAGLRSEKLEEVKRTLKRTFDID; translated from the coding sequence GTGCTCCTCGAGCTCCCGTTCACAGACTACATGGGGAGTAAACTTAGACCTGTCTTGGTTGTAAGTTCCAACGAACTGAACTCCATAAGCGACGACCTGATAGTCCTGAAGATAACGAGCAGGCCCCATTTCAGGGAATTTCAGGTTGAACTGACCCAGAGCGATCTGAGCTTAGGAAAGATCAAAAAGAAGAGCTTTATCGACTGTTCTTCCGTTTTTACAGTTGAAAAGTCTTTGATTATCAAAGAAATAGCCGGGCTGAGGAGTGAAAAGCTCGAAGAAGTCAAAAGGACTCTCAAGAGAACTTTTGACATAGATTAA
- the purT gene encoding phosphoribosylglycinamide formyltransferase 2, translated as MIKLRDELGTATTDSAQKILLLGSGELGREIAIEAQRLSVEVIAVDRYANAPAMQVAHRSYVGDMRSADFLFSVVEREKPDAIIPEIEAINLDALFELEKDGYFVVPNAKATWIAMHRERTRETLAKEAEVPTSRYAYASTLDELYDACERIGYPCHTKAIMSSSGKGSYFVKSPEDIPEAWEEAKKKARGSAEKLIVEEHIDFDVEITELAVRHYDENGEIVTTFPKPVGHYQIDGDYHSSWQPAEISEKAEREVYRIAKRITDVLGGLGLFGVEMFVKGDKVWANEVSPRPHDTGMVTLASHPTGFSEFGLHLRAVLGLPIPGEWVNGYRLFPLLTPAATHVIKANSLGYSPRFRGLVKALSVPNATVRFFGKPEAYPGRRLGVAIAWDKDVSKAKRKAEMVAHSIELRTRSANWHSQDYERRKHVLGG; from the coding sequence ATGATAAAGCTTCGTGACGAACTCGGAACCGCAACGACCGACTCGGCACAGAAGATACTCCTCCTCGGGAGCGGGGAGCTCGGAAGGGAGATAGCTATCGAGGCCCAGAGGCTCAGTGTTGAGGTCATCGCCGTTGACCGCTACGCCAACGCCCCGGCCATGCAGGTCGCCCATCGCTCTTACGTTGGAGACATGAGGAGTGCTGACTTTCTGTTCTCGGTCGTCGAGAGGGAGAAACCAGACGCGATAATCCCCGAGATAGAGGCTATAAACCTGGATGCCCTCTTCGAGCTCGAGAAGGACGGCTACTTCGTTGTTCCGAACGCCAAAGCAACGTGGATAGCGATGCACCGCGAGAGGACGAGAGAAACCCTTGCAAAAGAAGCTGAGGTTCCTACTTCCCGCTATGCCTACGCATCGACTCTCGATGAGCTGTATGATGCCTGCGAGAGAATAGGCTACCCATGCCACACCAAGGCCATAATGAGCTCCTCCGGAAAGGGCTCCTACTTCGTTAAAAGTCCCGAGGACATCCCCGAGGCCTGGGAGGAGGCCAAAAAGAAGGCCAGGGGAAGCGCTGAGAAGCTCATCGTCGAGGAGCACATAGACTTCGATGTGGAGATTACCGAGCTGGCAGTGAGGCACTATGACGAGAACGGCGAAATAGTTACCACCTTTCCAAAGCCAGTCGGCCACTACCAGATAGACGGCGACTACCACTCAAGCTGGCAGCCGGCTGAGATAAGCGAAAAGGCTGAGAGGGAAGTTTACAGGATAGCTAAACGAATAACGGACGTTCTCGGCGGCCTCGGCCTCTTCGGCGTTGAGATGTTCGTTAAAGGTGATAAGGTGTGGGCAAACGAAGTCTCGCCGAGGCCCCACGATACCGGCATGGTGACTCTGGCATCCCATCCAACGGGCTTTTCGGAGTTTGGGCTTCACCTTAGGGCAGTCCTTGGCCTGCCGATTCCGGGTGAGTGGGTGAACGGCTACCGCCTCTTCCCGCTTTTAACTCCTGCGGCAACCCACGTCATCAAGGCCAACTCCCTCGGTTATTCACCGCGCTTCAGGGGTCTAGTGAAGGCACTGAGCGTTCCCAACGCAACGGTGAGGTTCTTCGGCAAGCCTGAAGCGTATCCTGGAAGAAGGCTCGGTGTTGCGATAGCGTGGGATAAAGATGTGAGTAAGGCAAAGAGAAAGGCCGAGATGGTTGCCCACTCGATAGAGCTCAGGACGAGGTCCGCTAACTGGCACTCCCAGGACTACGAGAGGCGGAAGCACGTGCTTGGGGGCTGA